The Anaerobaca lacustris genome contains a region encoding:
- a CDS encoding AraC family transcriptional regulator codes for MLLINPSRGYTRELLSGVAQYAHLQPSWTFYRPLEYRDKVGRSIIHILKKLKPDGIFMREPPEFDRIIDMGVPIICSAYTRAAIPGVANIVTNQEAIGRIAAEHLLAQGFRHFAYCTFDNWWWSRRRRDSFSRRVAEAGFEMYDYEVPTVKEQRFWDKELPHIAAWLRSLPKPVGVMGCNDDRGALIIDACKSVGLKVPDEVAVVGVDNDALICDLCSPPLSSVAMSLRRTGYEAAALLDRMIQGKETGRPTLHVQPTHVVARPSTDMLAVDDPAIVAALRFIRRNVQRDIAVQEVADQAGLSRRLMERRFRHVVGHSIHREIQRVRADLVMRMLLETHMSISNIAETMHFPDVAHLARFFRKEKGSSPTQYRRDHAV; via the coding sequence ATGCTCCTGATCAATCCCTCGAGGGGATACACGCGAGAACTTCTGAGCGGCGTCGCGCAATACGCTCACCTGCAACCCTCATGGACATTCTATCGGCCGTTGGAATACCGCGACAAAGTCGGACGCAGCATCATTCATATCCTCAAGAAACTCAAGCCGGATGGCATCTTCATGCGCGAGCCACCCGAATTCGACCGGATCATCGATATGGGCGTGCCGATCATCTGCTCTGCTTACACCCGTGCGGCGATTCCAGGCGTCGCCAACATCGTTACGAATCAGGAGGCCATCGGGCGCATCGCGGCTGAACATCTGCTGGCCCAGGGTTTTCGCCATTTCGCCTATTGCACCTTTGACAACTGGTGGTGGTCGCGACGGCGAAGGGACAGCTTCTCACGGCGCGTGGCCGAGGCCGGCTTTGAAATGTATGACTACGAGGTGCCAACCGTGAAGGAGCAACGGTTCTGGGACAAGGAACTGCCTCACATCGCGGCGTGGCTGCGGAGCTTGCCCAAGCCGGTCGGTGTCATGGGCTGCAATGACGATCGGGGAGCGCTCATCATTGACGCGTGCAAGTCGGTTGGGCTAAAGGTTCCCGACGAGGTGGCCGTCGTGGGCGTCGACAATGATGCGCTGATCTGTGATCTGTGCAGTCCGCCTCTGTCCAGTGTGGCGATGAGTCTGCGCAGGACCGGGTACGAGGCCGCCGCCTTGTTGGATCGGATGATCCAGGGCAAGGAAACGGGCAGGCCCACGCTGCACGTTCAGCCGACACACGTGGTAGCGCGGCCATCCACAGATATGCTGGCCGTGGACGATCCGGCGATCGTGGCGGCCCTTCGATTCATTCGCAGGAACGTCCAGAGGGACATCGCCGTCCAAGAGGTGGCAGATCAGGCCGGCCTGTCGCGGCGGCTTATGGAGAGGCGGTTTCGCCATGTCGTTGGACATTCCATCCACCGCGAAATCCAACGGGTCAGAGCCGATCTGGTCATGCGTATGCTCCTGGAAACCCACATGTCCATCTCCAATATCGCTGAAACCATGCATTTCCCCGATGTCGCCCACTTGGCGCGGTTCTTCCGCAAGGAGAAGGGCTCAAGCCCGACCCAATACCGCCGCGATCACGCCGTGTAA